The window TCAGAGCCCACAACAACATAGTGTGTCACTCCAAGTCAGTGGCTGAAAGAGCGTGTCTTCCTAGAATGAAACTGCAACAACAGGGTTTGGTCAATAGAGTGTGGCCAAAAGACTGAGACCACCACTGTGAGAGCCAAGTTCAGAGTCAAGTGTTACACTATAATGGATAATGGATGCTGTGTTATCTCATATTTGGAGACAGGATGAGAGAAGCATAAACAACACAAGGTTTCCATGGAGTTTCTGGACTTCAATTAGTTAATCTGAAAGAAAATCTTACAACCGTATCGGACTCCACCCAAACTcccatttcttgtttttgtctaTGCACATACACTGTAGtgccgcccccccccccccccaaaaaaatctcTTTACATAAGCAGGATGTACTCTGTGCAGTCATTAAGAACGCTGAGACTAGATCTAGGTAAAAGACAGCTTAAGCTCAAGATCCTTGCTTTGTCATCTGCCCTCTCATCATGCTGAAAGGTTTTTACAGAGTTCTCTGACTGATTAAAACACAGCCTGCtaagattaaataataatatCTTACCTGATAGCATGACTCCTTGTGAACAGTAAATTGTCACACTCTTTTTTTATGATGAAGAAATCATTACAATACATTAGCAAGTTTTCTTAtctctttaaatattttgtgaatatttaaataaataatacttttcatataaaaaacaattaaaaaaaaaaacattcaggaTTAAATAACAAGTTAATACCGTACCAAAATACATGTGTGTAACAAAGGCTACATGATGACACAAGCTATAAAGAGACATTATGTTAAATTCATAGAATTAAAGCAACACAAGGCACAGCTTACTACATTCTggtgtaaataaagttttaagtgGTTTATTAGCTACATTATTGCTCTATAACACTCTTTATCAAGGGACTAAAGCAATAATTCAGGTAAGGAATCTGACTCCATCTCAGGCTACTGAGGCCAACTGTGTTCTTTAGAGGTTTTCTCTACAAGGTGATTGCAATAATTCATTTTAACAATATTATGTGcactattttatttgtattatagtatagatcatcaaaaaaaaaagaaaaaagaaaagtgctaTCAGTGCTATAATACTGTCAAACTGAAGGGACACAAAATGTGTACAAAAATaagatttttgttattttttttcttatagagGTACTCCATCTTTAACATCCTTTCCAGTATAATCCTCTGCACTTCCCCAAACCGTCTCAGCTGTGTCTCAGCTGAGCTGTCCATCTGATCAACTCATTTCTAatcccaacaaaacaaaatctctACCACCTCCAGCtcggcctcctgtcttttttgtCACTGCCACCGTCTCCAAACTGTACATCATAACAGGTCTCActgccatcttgtaaaccttccctttcactcttgctgttATCCTTCTCTCGCAAATCACCCCGACAATCGTTTCCATCCACTCCACACTACCTGCACTtgcttcttctcctcttttatGCATTATCCCTGCTGTGGATGAGCAATGCCAACTCATCCACCTTCACTATCCCTACTCTGCGCAGCGTCAGGAAAACACATACCCAATTTCAGTGAGTATGTGTTAGAAATTATAACACTACAAATAGGCCAactttttacatgttttagagAATTTTTGACATAACTGCTTTTAAATACTGAGAGAAGCCATTTCCCAATATGCAAAGCCAAATATTTTAattgcacatttttaaaatacctTTCTGAGCACTGAAACAGCtagggaaaaaagaaggtgGAGACACATTGCTAAATTATCTGGTCAGCAGTGCAATGTcagaaaataaacagataaCTTACATTTTTTGGTTCTATATGAACTAAAGTGGAAAGAGCTCTCTTCTCTTCAATTTGTATAAGACTTACAATTAAGCCGACTTACTGTTTAAAGATTGTCTGTGGCCCGTTGACTGGAAGCTTTCCCACTTACACTCATAGTTTAATAGTGTTGTTGACTTGAGATATACATTCATGTATGGAGGAATTACCTCTTTCTGTGCCTTCCATTTCCTTGACTGTGTTAAAAGGAAGAAAGGTACTCAGCTAAAGTGTTTTATGTAAGATGCTCAGATGTTTTCAATCACCATTAGAGACCATTCCAGCTGTGCACTGCTGCTGACCGGTTGtactgctttcttttttctttccccttccTGTTCAAGCCCCTCTTTGAAACAATAAACTtttttcagagcagaaatgtttctgtGGTAGGTTCCGCTAAAGGCTTGACATGGATTTCCGTTAGTGCTGCATGAGTACAGAGGGCCTGACATTTTGACACTGCAAATTAAAAGTAGTGAGTAACAGAGAGTCAGTTCAAACAGAAATTATTGCTACAAGCAGTGTGATCCATGTCATCTCTGGAATAAGAGCTGGTGCAGCGTTCCAGTTGTCAGGTGTATTGCTTTTTGAGCACTTTTTTGGGTTTTGGTTCTCTATGAGCTCGTATGTTCCCACCACTTTGATGTAGTCTTTCTCTTCTGAAATACATCTGTATGTGCCATACTTCTCCTGTGACATGGAAGGAATGAGGTGCAGACAGTTGGTAAGCATCTGCAAACAAGGACTCTTTTGGCCTTTTTGCTCCCATGTATACTCAGCGTGGTAGGAGTCTATAGGACAGGACAGATAGAAAGGCACACCCTGGGGGACTGAATGAACTGTCCTCAAATGAACTGATGATAGTGGAGGTATCTCACGTTTGGTCCGGTTTCTTAGCtcttggaaaaaagaaagaaagggaaagagagaTCAGAGAGATCAGACTAAATTTGTTCCTGGAGTCTACAGCAAGATGAATAAATGTCTCATCATTAGCTACCTTTAACTGTTAAATTGCATACGTTTGTTTTCCCATCCACAATATTCTGAATGCTCCCGCTGCAAAGACGAATAAAACACGTTTCAGTGAGTGATGTTTCTGCAAGGTTTTTTGCTCTTTGATTATCTGTCAATTCAATTCTGATAAAGAATATGCAAAGGATTCATTTCTACAGCTGTTACAGGTATTGtgcaaaacaataataaaatgcGCCAGAGGGTCTTGGTAAGACTGCTGCCCGCACTTACGGGACAGTTGAGGTGCATCCATCGTTAGTCCAGGCACAGTATGGATCCCGGGCCAGAACACATTCTTCGCAAGACTTGCTGTACTCCTGACAACTCTGAAGGTTCACTGCAGTTATTCTCTCAGCAGACCCCACAATTAATGTTTTCTGAGCAAAGGAAGACAAAAATCTAAATTTACTTTAAACCTGGAtgaaaagattttctttttggtgAAATTGTAGACTCTATAGCCTGCTTAATGAGAGATTTGGCTTTTCCTGGCGCTAGACAGCTAATGCACACGAGGTGTTTGTCAGCTGAAAATAGCTGCCTGTGAAGCACAAATGCAATGACCCGACAGATAAAATGCGACGCTCTGCAAAAAGAAATAGCAACATCATGTTTCACTGAAGGTGGGCGCTGACAGCAGCTGAGAGAAACACTGATGCCAGAACCGCAAAGCACAGTGCTCTGCACTTAGCATGGCATTTTAAATGAACCCTACCTTTCCAGAGTCAAGCTTCATTGACTGTATGATTGAAGAGTTGGAGAGCTGTGTTTCAGATATGATAAAAGGTTCTGACCCAGACTCCAAGACTTTATGGATCTTCCCGGAATCTGTTGGAACAGGAATTTgatattgtgttattttttgcAAGTGATATATCTGGCTAGGTATTTTTAGCTTATTGTTCCTAACAGATATTACAGACAATGCATTCTTAAAAGGTGAGACAATTGAACGGCAGCGAAGGCACTAATGACAAAACAAGATCCCAAGGACCCTGTGCTGTTGAACAATGACATACCAGTAGCTAGAAGCAGAATGTTATAAAATCTTTGGTCTGCAGCCTGAACTCTGTCCACGACTATCTTGGTGTAGTTGTTGGTGCTTATATAAAAAGGATCTGAGTCAACCCAGTCGGCCATTTCTGAGTGATCCTTCACAATATTGACTGTGTCACGTGGCAAAGACTTGCTGTTCTTGgaacactgaaaaataaatgcaaaaatagtCTGCATACtgcatgaaaggaaaaaaattgtCTGAATTGTCCTAAAACAAAGCGCAGACAAACTTTTCCACATCGTAAATTACAGGGTcggttttatttacaaaatacagCAACATGACCAGAGAAAGGACCGCGATCGGTGTCAGGCCCTTTTTGAAACCTGCATTATGGTTTTGCCACAATGAGGGGAAACTGCAAATACAAAGGACCTTCATTTGTTCCATTTAATCTCAGTGGATGTCAAATAAATAACCGCAGTCTCTATGATGGAAACAATGAATGCGATGAAACAGTCcatgcacacagctgtttccatgtctctttttttttttttttttttttttttaaaaaccacagGTCGTACTCATGCACATGATATAGAATAAACTGCTTAGACTGcatgtgagcaaaaccaaaatagaaatataaaaataaaacaattagaGAAAGTTGTCTGTAAATTCTGTTTCTGTAAAGTAACATAGCAACATAATAAAGTTCTTACCGTTCCTGGCCTTGGTGTGGGAACTTTGGCATTGTAGCCCTTGAATTTGGAGTtctcaaatatattttcaatcATTTTTATTGTATAGATGCAGACTGCTGTAGAGTTCCTAGAGGAGATATAAGAAAGAAAGATTGCCAGAGAGTTCATCATAGGTTTAAATCATCTGTAAATTTGTTATTGCCTCAGCTCATGGGAGTGGAAGAAGGGCAACACCCTTGAAAATGAGGACAAACAGATGACCAACAGTCTAACATCATGTGTTTTTGGAGCTACAGTCCTAGGATACAAGGAATGGAAAGTCATGTTGCTAAAGCAATACCGCCCATCTTAATGTTTTGCTTTTGATTGTGGTGTCACTCTCATGTTTACATGTTGCTTAGgtattaaaaataaagcattAACCAGTTGCTCGTGAAGAGGGCATAGACCCTGGTGTCTTGCCAGTTGTCTGCATGCATCACATAAACATCTTGGAGGCGGTTAAAATACAGCGACTCCTTTGGAAGTCCACACACAAGACGGGCCTTGAGAAAAGATGTCCACATGTTCTGGAAGAATCGTTTTGATCCACCTTCATCCACCTGAAATATGATACCGACAGGTTATTTCGAGAGGAAGCTCATTAATCCTGCTTCGGCTGAAGGTTATTCGATACAGCTGCCATTACATTCAGCTGTATCAGAAACCGAACACTTTTAGGGCAAGTCTCGTTTTGCACAGATGTCAAGCGAGGATgctgaaaacaacattttagCAAAATGAAAGCATTTCGGGCTGGTTAATGTAAAATAGATGAAGTCCAATTTTTTGGTATTGGTGGTGGGTCAaaggtttgtttgcttttgctttgttGTGCAAATCAGTATTTTCCTGTGATGGTTTTAAACTAACATGACTAATGCAACATCCTGTTATAAAAGGAAATACTGGGTGAGCATAACTACTGCTTCCATAAAAACAAAGCCTAACATCAACATCAAGCATCTCTGATCTGACAGACCTTAGTATCTTGTTTCTTCTTTATGGAAAATTATGCAGAATATTACTGTAAAGGAAACAGGGGAAACCCTCACAGAATAATATTAGAATTATTCACAATCGCTGCCTTTAATTTAGATTCAGTACAGCAGACGGTGGTAACATAAAATAAGATATCAAGTGGATATTACATTTAAGTATCGACTTGTTTCAAGTTGTTCTCTTTTCATTCATGACTAAAGTTGCGAGACATGAAGCTTCTCCGCTGGTTTACAAAAATCACTGCAGTTTTTAAGCTCATCTCacaggttttgtgtttttttttaactgcgtCATTTTAGGCAACCTGTACTGTTGATGTgtccaaaaaaatatatttgttcaACCTTAGACTGAACTGACTGACTCAACCTTCCCTGTGCTATTATCACATCCTCACACATACTGAGCCAATAATGCTTCTCCTTTATTTTAATGGACATGATCACATTTTGCCATTCATTATGAATATTGTTGTTCTAAAGCTTACAACATTATTACAACATTTTCCAACTGTGTGGCAagtgaactgaaactgaaacaacCTCAAATTTGGCTTCAAGTACTTTGGTGTTGGACATACTCTGTCAATGCCAGAGCCTTGCACTCATGTGAAACAATCGCAAAACTTTATCCATTTGTAGATTAAATTAGACTGAATGCCAAGTTCAAAGGTGGGTGTGGTTCATCCTATGAGGACTGGGCACAAAGGGTTCCAGAATGAGCGGGCACAAGCCACCTTCCAAAATACTTGAAAAAGGTGTGCTTATGTAGTCACAGTAATACTTTTGATTGTTCCTAATTACTGAAAGTGAGATGAAGATGTTTTAGAGAATTTATCTGTACAAAAAGTTGAGTTTCATTGATGTTAGCTCAGCTTTTTTCACCATACCTTACAAACTCTGGCAACCCTAGATATCAGTGGGTCAACCTCTCGGTTGTGGTCTGAGTTCTTCTCACGGAAAAAGACATAGATTTTCTCATTGTCTGGGTCGTCCTTCTGCTGCACCCATGACGCAGAGACAAACGTGGGCTCTGtgaaaacatgatttaaaaaaaaaaaaaaaatgtgtttacagtgtggcacgaactggaaaaaaaacaaaaaacaaagcctGCCACATCAAACTTGAACCAAAGCATAATTACCCTACAATGAGGTGAGTGAACAAGACAAACTTTTAAGTCAAACATATTCTGATTATACGACACCAATGTATTAAATTACAGTAGTTTTCCTCtattataaaataaaagcaggtaTTTATTTACCTGAGACCCAGCTGTCATACATCCAGACATTAGTCCTGCGGCCAGCTTTTCTTCTGAACTGTAATGTACTTCCATCAGCATCCAAAGGTGCTGCTGCATACAGATCCCCTTCTAAAAATAGCCGATACACCAAATTGAAAGGGGCAAaaattttgaatttttgaaTAATCAGTTACATTAATCTGCACACTGATAATTAAAACCTTGAAAACATGGTAACTACAAAAGCGGCGCGTAACATACCTACTGTGAGTGATAGGGAGTTCTGTGTGTAGATAAATGGAGAGATTCCTGTCCCGTCACGACTATCGAATATTTCAAGAGACCGATTGTTCACTGAAGGGCGCTGCAGGGTCACAGAGAGTCAACAGAACACAGTGACATTACTTCAAGAGAACTGTGACGGGAAACCACAAAACACCAGACACCCAGCACCTTAATTAAATTATAGATGAGGGTGCCCAATTAAAGTTTAACAAGAAGCACCAGAGCTCCACTCCTTAATTGGCTTTTCTCTGGTGTTTCTTGTAACAAGTTTAGTTTCCATTAACTTGTCACAGAAGTGCAGAAAGTCACACACTTTTAGTCTACggtttaacacatttaacaCTTTTTAGAATCACTCACAAGTTGCCAGCACTCTGGTTTCTGTCCGTTTGTCCCGCAGACAAACAGGTTGTTCTGAAACTTCTCAATGACAGTGATAAC is drawn from Pelmatolapia mariae isolate MD_Pm_ZW linkage group LG7, Pm_UMD_F_2, whole genome shotgun sequence and contains these coding sequences:
- the sema7a gene encoding semaphorin-7A; translation: MKRFLFSLFWLVGDLQPALSAGLKDTPTLGSKNTPRLLSKDILSVGLEYQINQNHSVLFYEEGSDELYLGGNDFILKLNVDDFHVIEKFHLNATGQEECQEDPCENVITVIEKFQNNLFVCGTNGQKPECWQLRPSVNNRSLEIFDSRDGTGISPFIYTQNSLSLTVEGDLYAAAPLDADGSTLQFRRKAGRRTNVWMYDSWVSEPTFVSASWVQQKDDPDNEKIYVFFREKNSDHNREVDPLISRVARVCKVDEGGSKRFFQNMWTSFLKARLVCGLPKESLYFNRLQDVYVMHADNWQDTRVYALFTSNWNSTAVCIYTIKMIENIFENSKFKGYNAKVPTPRPGTCSKNSKSLPRDTVNIVKDHSEMADWVDSDPFYISTNNYTKIVVDRVQAADQRFYNILLLATDSGKIHKVLESGSEPFIISETQLSNSSIIQSMKLDSGKKTLIVGSAERITAVNLQSCQEYSKSCEECVLARDPYCAWTNDGCTSTVPGSIQNIVDGKTNVCNLTVKELRNRTKREIPPLSSVHLRTVHSVPQGVPFYLSCPIDSYHAEYTWEQKGQKSPCLQMLTNCLHLIPSMSQEKYGTYRCISEEKDYIKVVGTYELIENQNPKKCSKSNTPDNWNAAPALIPEMTWITLLVAIISV